In Drosophila santomea strain STO CAGO 1482 chromosome 3L, Prin_Dsan_1.1, whole genome shotgun sequence, a single window of DNA contains:
- the LOC120448700 gene encoding zinc finger protein OZF isoform X1 — MVRSRRSVSKEDTVSLLTDSGISLSSPPAARESSPGHTLSIKRRKSSLASLRDACVEEEEDDGGEQDSRDDDYVQPQLKKSARKVEPVKRKHHVCSQCSKEFGGKTDLQRHMLIHSDERPHKCKDCGKSYRQAVNLKNHITTAHEHRKQFVCSQCPKSFALKERLRLHMRLHSGEKPYPCALCDKKFARGGQLQQHMVSHHKTSIQQFNCTKCSASFSTNANLRVHMERHEQGMEHRCSICESQFANELALRAHINQEHHKLTQFECEICHKMIEPDEDLATHMQRHAAVKTHVCEVCNTYFTQKSQYNVHMRMHTGERPYQCRICHQTFAHSSVLKLHIRKHTGEKPFRCQLCEDEVAFSQLAHLKNHMKKIHKQQKPYMCEGCNEFFKIKVELQSHVEQCDKCPVGGDQSSGSQSEDAQILSVLRFNMAVVLKKISSAQKLRQLGYEKRLIDNVIIASLKLAQRQSHDDATMTPLARLRLNVEEFLKWIVPAPTMQKFSDELLSIDTILEKIATMYMKQK; from the exons atggtACGCAGCCGTCGCAGTGTGTCCAAGGAGGATACCGTCTCTCTGCTCACAGACAGCGGCATATCGTTGTCCTCGCCGCCGGCGGCGAGGGAATCCTCACCAGGCCACACACTTTCGATCAAGAGGAGGAAGAGCAGCTTGGCAAGTCTGCGGGACGCATGTgtggaggaggaagaggacgACGGCGGAGAGCAGGACTCAAGGGATGACGACTACGTGCAGCCGCAGCTGAAGAAGTCTGCCCGAAAGGTCGAACCGGTGAAACGCAAGCACCATGTCTGCAGCCAATGCTCCAAGGAGTTCGGCGGCAAGACGGATCTGCAGCGCCATATGCTTATCCACTCGGACGAGCGACCGCACAAGTGCAAGGATTGTGGCAAGAGCTACCGCCAGGCGGTCAATCTGAAGAACCATATTACCACCGCCCACGAGCATCGGAAGCAGTTCGTCTGTTCCCAGTGCCCAAAATCATTCGCACTAAAGGAGCGCCTGCGACTCCACATGCGCCTCCACTCTGGCGAGAAGCCCTATCCTTGCGCCCTCTGTGACAAAAAATTCGCCCGAGGAGGTCAG CTTCAACAGCACATGGTTTCTCACCACAAGACGAGTATCCAGCAGTTCAACTGCACAAAGTGTTCGGCCAGCTTCTCAACCAACGCCAATTTGCGGGTGCACATGGAGCGACACGAACAGGGCATGGAACACCGGTGCAGCATCTGTGAAAGCCAATTCGCCAATGAGCTGGCCCTGCGAGCCCACATAAACCAGGAGCACCACAAGCTGACGCAATTTGAGTGCGAGATATGCCACAAAATGATCGAGCCGGACGAGGATCTGGCCACTCACATGCAGAGACACGCCGCTGTTAAGACACACGTGTGCGAGGTGTGCAACACATATTTCACCCAGAAGAGCCAGTACAATGTCCACATGCGGATGCATACAGGAGAGCGCCCATACCAATGTAGG ATCTGCCACCAGACCTTTGCCCATTCAAGCGTACTAAAACTGCACATCCGGAAGCACACGGGAGAAAAACCCTTTCGCTGCCAGCTGTGCGAGGACGAAGTAGCTTTCTCTCAGCTGGCACACCTTAAGAACCATATGAAGAAGATACACAAACAGCAAAAGCCCTACATGTGCGAAGGCTGCAACGAGTTCTTTAAGATCAAGGTGGAGCTGCAGTCGCATGTTGAGCAGTGCGATAAGTGTCCTGTTGGCGGAGACCAATCCAGTGGCAGTCAGTCTGAAGATGCGCAAATCCTCTCTGTGTTAAGATTCAACATGGCAGTGGTACTGAAAAAAATTAGCTCCGCTCAGAAGCTACGCCAATTGGGTTACGAGAAGCGTCTGATCGATAACGTTATCATTGCATCCTTAAAGCTGGCTCAGCGACAATCCCATGACGACGCCACGATGACACCATTGGCCAGACTCCGTCTAAATGTGGAGGAATTTCTAAAGTGGATTGTGCCAGCCCCCACAATGCAGAAATTCAGCGACGAATTGTTATCTATCGACACAATTCTTGAGAAAATTGCTACCATGTATATGAAGCAGAAGTAG
- the LOC120448700 gene encoding gastrula zinc finger protein XlCGF8.2DB isoform X2 → MVRSRRSVSKEDTVSLLTDSGISLSSPPAARESSPGHTLSIKRRKSSLASLRDACVEEEEDDGGEQDSRDDDYVQPQLKKSARKVEPVKRKHHVCSQCSKEFGGKTDLQRHMLIHSDERPHKCKDCGKSYRQAVNLKNHITTAHEHRKQFVCSQCPKSFALKERLRLHMRLHSGEKPYPCALCDKKFARGGQLQQHMVSHHKTSIQQFNCTKCSASFSTNANLRVHMERHEQGMEHRCSICESQFANELALRAHINQEHHKLTQFECEICHKMIEPDEDLATHMQRHAAVKTHVCEVCNTYFTQKSQYNVHMRMHTGERPYQYLPPDLCPFKRTKTAHPEAHGRKTLSLPAVRGRSSFLSAGTP, encoded by the exons atggtACGCAGCCGTCGCAGTGTGTCCAAGGAGGATACCGTCTCTCTGCTCACAGACAGCGGCATATCGTTGTCCTCGCCGCCGGCGGCGAGGGAATCCTCACCAGGCCACACACTTTCGATCAAGAGGAGGAAGAGCAGCTTGGCAAGTCTGCGGGACGCATGTgtggaggaggaagaggacgACGGCGGAGAGCAGGACTCAAGGGATGACGACTACGTGCAGCCGCAGCTGAAGAAGTCTGCCCGAAAGGTCGAACCGGTGAAACGCAAGCACCATGTCTGCAGCCAATGCTCCAAGGAGTTCGGCGGCAAGACGGATCTGCAGCGCCATATGCTTATCCACTCGGACGAGCGACCGCACAAGTGCAAGGATTGTGGCAAGAGCTACCGCCAGGCGGTCAATCTGAAGAACCATATTACCACCGCCCACGAGCATCGGAAGCAGTTCGTCTGTTCCCAGTGCCCAAAATCATTCGCACTAAAGGAGCGCCTGCGACTCCACATGCGCCTCCACTCTGGCGAGAAGCCCTATCCTTGCGCCCTCTGTGACAAAAAATTCGCCCGAGGAGGTCAG CTTCAACAGCACATGGTTTCTCACCACAAGACGAGTATCCAGCAGTTCAACTGCACAAAGTGTTCGGCCAGCTTCTCAACCAACGCCAATTTGCGGGTGCACATGGAGCGACACGAACAGGGCATGGAACACCGGTGCAGCATCTGTGAAAGCCAATTCGCCAATGAGCTGGCCCTGCGAGCCCACATAAACCAGGAGCACCACAAGCTGACGCAATTTGAGTGCGAGATATGCCACAAAATGATCGAGCCGGACGAGGATCTGGCCACTCACATGCAGAGACACGCCGCTGTTAAGACACACGTGTGCGAGGTGTGCAACACATATTTCACCCAGAAGAGCCAGTACAATGTCCACATGCGGATGCATACAGGAGAGCGCCCATACCAAT ATCTGCCACCAGACCTTTGCCCATTCAAGCGTACTAAAACTGCACATCCGGAAGCACACGGGAGAAAAACCCTTTCGCTGCCAGCTGTGCGAGGACGAAGTAGCTTTCTCTCAGCTGGCACACCTTAA